In the genome of Hyphomicrobium sp. ghe19, the window ACCACCTCGATGGACTGAATATCGAGATGGTTGGTCTGTTCGTCGAGGATAACAAGTTGCGGTGACCTCCGCCCAGGACTTCCGTACCACCCCGGACGCCTCACTGCGGCGCATGGCCATAGGGCGCATGAAATGGCCAATACGTCGGCCAGTTTCGTGGTCCCTCGCCGGTAACGGTTGGGTCTCGCGCGTTCTTCAGTAGGGATGCCGGTCCTTCTTATCGGTCCAGGCCTTGTACGCCTTCAGGCCGGTTTCCCGTTCGAAGTTTTCCGTTACCATGATCCGGCGTTGCGACCACGGCTTGGCGAAATCCTCATACTGGAAGGCATCGTCGAATCCGATCGCACTCGTGTCCTTCAGGCTGGCGGCGAAATAAACGTGGTCGATGCGCGACCAATAGATCGCGCTCATGCACATCGGGCACGGCGCGCCGTTGATGTAGATTTCGCACCCTTTCAACATGCGTGCGCGATGCTCCACCGGATCGGGCGAACCCGCTTCACGCGGAATCATTTCGAGGATCGTGCCGGCCCCATAATCCGTGCCGAGCAGCGCCTTCGGGTTGAGACGTGCGGACGCGTCCATGATTGCCGTGACCTCAGCGTGAAAGACAGGAATGCCCGTGTGCAGCACGCGGTTCTGGCCGCGCCCGATGATCTCTCCGTCTTTGACGATCACGGCGCCGAATGGACCACCCCACCCTTTCTCCACCGACTCGATAGCAAGCCGAGTCGCTTCCTCCATGAATTTCGGATTACCGGCCGCCGTTGCATTCGCGGCTTGCGTCGAAAAACCCGCTGCAAGTGTAGCTCCCGTCGCCGCCGCCGCCTTGAGGAACGAGCGGCGGTCCGGGTCGTGCAGCTCCTCGCAAACGAATTTTCGCATGAATGAGTCCTCCGCTGAAAAATCTTTCAGCGTGGCTGCGTAACTGACAATTATTAAGATCTACAAACTCAGTGCGTGGGCAAAGCCGGCCTGGCCATCACCACATCGTTGAGCGGGCTCTCCAAAATGCGATCGATCCGAAGAAGTTTAACACATTCCTCGCCCACCCTTTCAGTCAGCCGCGATGCTTTTGCTAAGGGAGCTATGGACGAGCTGCCGAAATTGCCCATTGATTTGCCGACGCCACCTTTCGAATTGAGAAATCCGACGACGTTCATGGCTTGCCCTTGGCTAGACAAGCGAAATGTATAGCATAGAATGGCTATACTTTAATTATGTATAGCCATTTTTTCCGGCAGATTGGGGAAATTAGGTAGTGCCAAAGCCTTTTTGATAACGCGGGCCGTCCGCACTGGCCAAGAAGCCCCAGACTCCATCACGTGGTTAAGCGGGCCTTAACGCGGTCTATGCCAAAAGGTATATGAATTCGAATCAGCGCCGTGACCAACGCCAACATCGAATGCTTCGGAGAAGTTTGATGACGTTCATTTCCGGCGCCACCAATTCGACCGCCCTCTCCATTCTTCAAAACATGAATGCCGCGAAGGGGACGGCCTCGAACCCGACGGCCAACGCGGCAATTTCCATCCTCGGTCCGCTGGAGACGACAAGCAAGGCCAGCAAGCAGGCGGCTGAGAAGGTCGTCGCCATTCTCAACGAACAAGGCGGCACGATCGATCTTTCCAGATACGGCTCCGCGAAGGCCTCGGTCACCGCTGGAGATCATGCCACCATCACCACAGGTGATGGCATTGCTTCTATTTATGCGCAGAATTTTGCAACGATCTACACGGGGAACAACAACGACGAGATTTCGACGTATGCCAACGCGACCGTCCATGCCGGGGGCGGCAACGATGTCGTGCAGGCGTATAGTCATGCCACGGTGGATGCCGGTGACGGGGATGACTGGGTGTACGTCTACGACCACTCCGTCGTTGATGGCGGTGCCGGTAATGACGTAATCCGCACGTACGACTATTCGACCGTCGACGGCGGTGACGGGGATGATTTCGTGGTTACGCTTGGCAACTCCGCGATCAACGGCGGCGCTGGCAACGATACTCTTGTCGTCAGCAGCCGGCGCAGCGCGGACGATTCGACCTTTGACAACGCGGTCGTCGATGGTGGGGAGGGCGACGATTACATCCAGGTCAACGGCAACTCCACCGTGACCGGCGGCACCGGCAATGACACGATCCGGCTGATCGGGGACGGCAATACCGTCATTTTCAACAAAGGCGATGGACACGACACGATCGGAGTTGGCCGGGGCTACGCCAATGCCAAGGACAGCGCCACGATCAATATCAAAGGCTACAGCGCCGACGACGTTACGGTGAACCGAGATGCGGACAAGGTCACCGTTTCGTTCAAGGGGTCTGATGACGCGATAACGGTGCAGGTCAAATATAACGCCTCCGCGAAGTTGGCCTTCGAGGACGGCTCCACCATCGATGTAACACCCGCGAAATTCGCCACGCTGAAATCAATGGATGCCAGCGCCGATGCCCTTTTCGGAGATATTAAACCTATTCTTGCATAAGTTGATTTTTGAAAGAGCCGTCGCCGCAATGCGGCGACGGCCTGATATTTCTTAGATCTAAACTGTCTTAGACGAAGAAGATGTGGCTCGCGATATCGACCGAGTTCCACCCGACGACGGTGACGTCGAGATCATGGCCGATTGTTGACGTTATGTGTGCATAGCCCAACCCATCGTCGGCAATGGAGATATCCGACGCACTTGCGGCAACGGTACTCGTGAGTTCAATCCTATCTACGTCGCCACCCGTCACGCTCGTGAAATCAAAAATCGTGCTCTAATCGTGCTCCTGGCTAATTTTGAAAGTGTCGTTTCCGGAATTGCCGGTGAGGGAGTTTGCACCAGCTCCGCCGTCGAGCGTGTCGTTACCTGCGCCACCAAGAATGTTCTCTGCGAGATACACGCCTGCATACATGTGGCTGCTGCCGGTGATGACGTCATTGCCGGATTGGCCCGAGATTGATGTTATATTGGTTTCCCTCTCGACTTCCGAAAAATCGACAGTGCCATTGACGTTGATGTAGCCTGGCTGAGTGCCTGATGTATTAAACAGGTGCTCAACTCCTCTCAGATGCGTGAGCTGAACGGCTGTCCATGGCCGACAATGCTGCGCCGGTGCGCGACGATGAGGGTAATGCCGCCACGCTTGCGGATATTTGCAACCGCCTCGGCCAAGGCCTGGTCTCCCGGGGTGTCGAGATTT includes:
- a CDS encoding nucleoside deaminase, yielding MRKFVCEELHDPDRRSFLKAAAATGATLAAGFSTQAANATAAGNPKFMEEATRLAIESVEKGWGGPFGAVIVKDGEIIGRGQNRVLHTGIPVFHAEVTAIMDASARLNPKALLGTDYGAGTILEMIPREAGSPDPVEHRARMLKGCEIYINGAPCPMCMSAIYWSRIDHVYFAASLKDTSAIGFDDAFQYEDFAKPWSQRRIMVTENFERETGLKAYKAWTDKKDRHPY
- a CDS encoding calcium-binding protein, with protein sequence MTFISGATNSTALSILQNMNAAKGTASNPTANAAISILGPLETTSKASKQAAEKVVAILNEQGGTIDLSRYGSAKASVTAGDHATITTGDGIASIYAQNFATIYTGNNNDEISTYANATVHAGGGNDVVQAYSHATVDAGDGDDWVYVYDHSVVDGGAGNDVIRTYDYSTVDGGDGDDFVVTLGNSAINGGAGNDTLVVSSRRSADDSTFDNAVVDGGEGDDYIQVNGNSTVTGGTGNDTIRLIGDGNTVIFNKGDGHDTIGVGRGYANAKDSATINIKGYSADDVTVNRDADKVTVSFKGSDDAITVQVKYNASAKLAFEDGSTIDVTPAKFATLKSMDASADALFGDIKPILA